The DNA region GGCGACCTCAACCAGAATTGGGAAGTGCCGGTAAAGCACAGCTGGCATAGCCAGTTGTTGTAAGAGCCTATTCTTTAACGGAGAACCCTTCTTTTCCGCCCCAAATTTGAAAGTACAATTTGAAGTCCGAGGCCAGGCTCCATAAGGGGTATTGGAATGTGGCGGGTTTGTTTTTTTCGATAAAGAAGTGTCCGACCCACGCCCACCCATATGCCGCTATGACCCCGAACAAAAACATCCAGCCGTTGAGGCGGAGAATACTGTAAATAGCGAGCAGCAAGAACAGGGAGATTCCGATAAAATGAGTGATGCGGGTACCCCGTTTACTGTGCTCGGTGAGGTAGTAGGGATAGAACTCGCTAAATGACTTGTAGATCCGTTCGGCCATGGCTAAAGCGTTTTCCCTAAGGTACGGATTTCGAAAAATTATGGTAAGCCGAAATTTTGGACGATGTAGATCGTGGGAATCTCGTCGGGAAAGCACCTGCGGTTTGGGTCGAAGCCCATACCCATGAATTCGAAGTTCGGACTCAGGAGGTTTTCGCGATGGCCGCGCGATCCCATCCACTGGTCGGTGATGAACTCGGCGAACGACCAATAGGTGTGGAGCTCCAAAGGGCGTTTACGTTGATCGAGCCACGTGATACTGCCGTCTGATCCCTTTTTCACGAAGTATTGGGCGCGCATAGTGGTGATGAGGTAGGGGGTGAATTCGGCGAGGTTTTTCCCGGTATACTGCACTTCGGGCCATTGTTTCTTAATGCGATCGAGCGGTGTTCGCAGCGATTCGCTGTGCGGGTGAACGTGGCCAAAAAAATTCAAGATGCTCATTTGGCGTGCGTAGGTGCTCGCCGTGGAGTCTAGTTTGTCGGAATAGCTCACCGCGGTTCGACCTCGTTTCGTTCGAACGTGGTTTAGCGCGGCTAAAAAACTTTGATCGAGTAATTCTTGATCGAGCTCATCGATCCGGAGAAGCGTCGTTTTGGCCTGTTGTTCCCATTCCGGAACCGCCATTGTCGATCGGTTCATCGTTTGAAGCGGTCGAGGACTCCAGCTGCTTGCGAGGATCCACGTAAATACCAAAGCGATCGATCGGACGCCATGCGCCGCGCCATTTGAATCCTTCGAGGTACCAATCGGACCGCGGAAGCTCTTCGACCGGAACCAGGTCAGAAGCGGGTTTGTTGATGAACGAGATGCTATGAATATCATTGTCGCGCAGGTAGATGTGCATGTCAGAGCATTCGGTAATGTTTATCCCTACTAGGTCTCCGTCATCTTCCAAAACGAAATATATGGATTGTCCATTGCCCATCACATTCAATCGGTATAATTCCTTTTCGTTGAAGAGTCCCACCATTCGCTTACCCTTTATTTGCTGGTACATGAGGCTGTCTTCCTGCGCCACGATCATCGCTTTTCGGTCGAGGAACATGGAATCGAGACGGCCACCGAGCATCTTTACGCGTATACTGTCTGCTGTGATTTGATTTCTATCGGACCACATGATCGGATCGCGGTACATGTAAATGAGGCTATCCAACTCGGTGTAGTGAAGCGAATCGCATTGCCCTTGCATGCTCGCTTGAAAGAATCTCGTATACGGAAAGCTCGATAACCTCGACGATTCCGTCGAATCCGTACTCCACATGAGCGTGTCGGCATGGACGTACATTGAATCGCCACCAAAGTCCAACGCAGCGGTGGGCATTCCCCAAAGTTTACCCCGTTTTTCGGGTTCGAAATATGTTCCGTAATCACCGAAGATCCTGATGCCCTCAGCCGTATCTTTTAACTCTACCTGACAAAATCCGCGACCTACGCCCGCAATTCGATCATAAAAGAGCGAATCGCCCCGCAGCTGAGCGGTTTCATTCGTTAGGATGGCATTTTCCTTGAACTGGGCCTGATCGGCGCGCGTATTGTACCATCCATTTTCACAATAAATGGTCGACTCCTCGTTAAAAATGTACGTAGGGCCATAGAAATATGCGATATCGGTGGCTGTGTTGTAATACAACGTGTCGCTTTCCATGCGGTAGCTCGGATGATCGAGCCGTACGCTATCCCTAAAGAACATTTCGCCCCGATCGAGGTAGTACCGACCCTGCTTGCTATACAGGTCCTTTTCGCCAT from Flavobacteriales bacterium includes:
- a CDS encoding DUF962 domain-containing protein is translated as MAERIYKSFSEFYPYYLTEHSKRGTRITHFIGISLFLLLAIYSILRLNGWMFLFGVIAAYGWAWVGHFFIEKNKPATFQYPLWSLASDFKLYFQIWGGKEGFSVKE